In a genomic window of Glaciimonas sp. PCH181:
- a CDS encoding HpcH/HpaI aldolase/citrate lyase family protein: protein MGNANVIKQALLALEPTEGCWLTLASPAVAETVAHCGFDWLVVDMEHAPNDIGNLVAQLQAIDAARVHGASSSAVVRVTSNDPALVKRAMDCGVQTVIFPNIDNVEEAQRAIASMRFPSNGNGGTRGVAGLVRAGNYGQDPGFVAMANDQVCAVLQIESAEGLKNVEAIAALPGADCLFIGTADMAASLGHLGDTGHAAVREAVAAVIAACQIANKAVGIFAGSPDEAAAYRKQGVQFIALHSDVAWLARGARQARAQFKALL, encoded by the coding sequence ATGGGAAATGCAAACGTAATTAAACAAGCGCTGCTGGCTCTCGAACCTACCGAGGGATGCTGGCTGACCTTGGCCAGCCCCGCAGTGGCGGAAACCGTAGCTCACTGTGGATTTGACTGGTTAGTAGTCGACATGGAACACGCTCCCAATGACATAGGCAATCTGGTGGCGCAATTGCAAGCAATCGACGCGGCGCGGGTACATGGCGCATCGTCTAGCGCCGTAGTGCGGGTGACTAGTAATGACCCGGCACTGGTCAAGCGCGCCATGGATTGCGGTGTCCAGACGGTTATTTTCCCGAATATCGATAACGTCGAGGAAGCCCAGCGTGCCATTGCCTCTATGCGATTTCCATCAAACGGGAATGGCGGGACGCGCGGGGTGGCAGGTTTGGTACGTGCCGGTAACTATGGGCAAGATCCCGGTTTTGTCGCCATGGCGAACGATCAGGTTTGCGCAGTATTGCAAATCGAATCGGCTGAGGGATTAAAAAATGTAGAAGCTATCGCCGCGCTGCCGGGAGCTGATTGTTTGTTCATTGGTACGGCGGATATGGCGGCGAGTCTGGGACACCTCGGGGATACCGGTCATGCGGCAGTCCGTGAAGCCGTAGCCGCCGTCATCGCGGCTTGCCAGATAGCGAACAAAGCAGTTGGCATTTTTGCAGGCAGTCCTGATGAGGCGGCGGCCTATCGAAAGCAAGGTGTGCAGTTCATCGCGCTGCACTCTGACGTGGCATGGCTGGCCCGCGGCGCGCGTCAAGCACGTGCGCAATTCAAGGCTTTACTTTAA
- the argE gene encoding acetylornithine deacetylase, with amino-acid sequence MDLIDKPVSLDWIERLVRFDTTSRLSNLGLIETVRDHLIAAGHSPLLIYDASGKKANLFVTLPAHDGSTKGGVVLSGHTDVVPVTGQDWTSDPFNPTVRDGRLYGRGTCDMKGFLGVALAMLPAFAATRLRTPVHLAMSYDEEVGCLGADVMLRELARQDIRPDSCIVGEPTDMRVISAHKSSNLYRCTVHGCAAHSSLTPDGVNAIEYAARAICHIRDMADTYRENGPFDKDFAVPFTTANTGTISGGLSVNTVPDRCQFDFEFRTIRGVLAPDVIGGLRRYITGDLRDRIKAENPLADIVLETLAEVPGFDTAAYAEIAQLAQALTGSRGTDKVAYCTEAGLFQKAGMTAVICGPGSLQQAHRADEYVELSQISQCEQFMKKLATHLTITE; translated from the coding sequence ATGGATCTGATTGACAAGCCCGTGTCTCTGGACTGGATAGAACGGCTAGTGCGCTTCGATACGACCAGTCGTTTGTCCAACCTGGGTCTTATCGAAACCGTACGCGACCACCTGATAGCAGCAGGTCATTCCCCTTTGCTGATTTACGATGCCAGCGGGAAAAAGGCAAATCTCTTTGTCACGTTGCCTGCACACGATGGAAGCACCAAGGGTGGCGTTGTATTGTCTGGTCATACCGATGTGGTACCTGTGACAGGACAAGATTGGACAAGCGATCCATTTAATCCCACTGTCCGTGATGGTCGGCTGTACGGTCGCGGCACATGCGACATGAAGGGATTTCTCGGCGTGGCGCTTGCCATGTTGCCCGCTTTTGCAGCTACGCGCCTGCGCACGCCAGTGCATCTGGCGATGTCGTATGACGAGGAGGTGGGCTGCCTCGGCGCAGATGTCATGCTACGTGAACTGGCGCGCCAAGATATTCGTCCGGACAGTTGCATTGTCGGTGAACCGACTGATATGCGCGTGATTTCCGCCCACAAAAGCAGCAACCTGTATCGATGCACGGTGCATGGATGCGCCGCGCATTCCTCGCTTACGCCAGACGGCGTGAATGCAATTGAGTACGCTGCGCGAGCCATTTGTCATATCCGAGACATGGCAGATACGTACCGGGAAAACGGTCCGTTCGACAAAGATTTCGCGGTCCCTTTTACGACAGCTAATACGGGAACAATCTCTGGTGGACTATCCGTCAACACGGTTCCCGATCGGTGCCAATTCGATTTCGAATTCCGAACGATTCGAGGTGTGCTTGCACCGGATGTCATTGGTGGTTTGCGTCGTTATATCACTGGTGATTTGCGTGACCGTATTAAAGCCGAGAACCCTCTCGCCGATATCGTACTGGAAACGCTGGCCGAGGTGCCAGGATTTGATACCGCTGCATACGCTGAAATCGCCCAGCTGGCGCAGGCCCTGACAGGATCTCGCGGCACAGATAAGGTTGCTTATTGCACCGAGGCAGGTTTGTTTCAGAAGGCGGGTATGACCGCAGTCATTTGTGGCCCCGGCAGTCTCCAGCAAGCGCATCGCGCCGATGAGTACGTAGAGTTGTCTCAGATAAGCCAGTGCGAGCAGTTCATGAAAAAGCTGGCTACGCATCTGACTATTACCGAATAG
- a CDS encoding Lrp/AsnC family transcriptional regulator codes for MQSKNFDRTDMQILAALQVDGRLSSAELAERVSLTPSPCWRRVKRLEDEGVIRGYRAEINPKKLGFDVTAFVYISLDKKGAESVREFEDAVRQVPEVLSCHCISGRYDHQLTVIARNLEAFGELTRHVLGSLPGVKEVYTSFVLKEVKGAGQAISLPVEN; via the coding sequence GTGCAAAGTAAAAATTTCGACCGTACCGATATGCAGATTTTGGCGGCCTTGCAAGTTGATGGCCGCCTTTCCAGTGCTGAATTGGCTGAACGTGTTTCCCTCACCCCGTCACCTTGTTGGCGACGTGTAAAACGACTGGAGGATGAAGGGGTTATACGTGGATACCGAGCGGAGATTAATCCCAAGAAACTAGGCTTTGATGTCACCGCCTTCGTCTATATTTCGCTGGATAAAAAGGGGGCGGAGAGCGTCCGTGAGTTCGAGGATGCAGTAAGGCAAGTTCCCGAAGTACTGTCTTGCCATTGTATTTCTGGCCGCTACGATCATCAACTCACCGTGATTGCGCGCAATCTGGAAGCGTTCGGTGAACTGACTCGCCACGTGCTGGGTTCGTTACCCGGCGTCAAAGAAGTCTATACGTCATTTGTACTGAAAGAAGTCAAAGGCGCTGGACAAGCAATCTCGTTGCCAGTTGAGAATTGA
- a CDS encoding pyridoxal phosphate-dependent aminotransferase has translation MTSTNSPDWPGLGARPGIQSLRSSKIREVANAGMGRTDVLPFWFGEPDEQTPQAFRDAAIAHIASGQTFYVQTLGVPSLREQLAAYVSALHGKREVDNIAITSSGTSALMTAVQAIIGNGDHVVAITPLWPNLVEMPKVLGARVSTVGLTFSASGWCLDLDALLAALTPGTRALLVNSPNNPTGWVMSAEEQRTVLAHCRLHGIWIISDDVYERYYYNGAVAPTFLDIAEPDDRVISCNSFSKAWLMTGWRVGWLVVPRDTLPEIGKLIEYSNTCTPGFVQSAAQCAIEQGEPVIARTVSRLRLARDHLAERLAEIPAVELAGPAPGAMYTFFRIHGVSDSLLFCKDLVANGGLGLAPGVAFGPEGEGYLRWCYASSHDRLDEGVKRLSRFLANTSLKVA, from the coding sequence ATGACGTCAACTAACTCTCCGGATTGGCCCGGCCTGGGCGCACGGCCTGGCATACAGTCGCTGCGATCATCAAAGATTCGCGAGGTGGCCAATGCCGGTATGGGGCGCACTGATGTGCTGCCTTTCTGGTTTGGCGAACCCGATGAGCAAACACCTCAGGCATTCCGCGATGCCGCGATTGCGCACATCGCATCAGGCCAGACTTTTTATGTGCAAACGCTAGGCGTACCATCATTGCGCGAGCAGTTGGCCGCCTATGTCAGCGCCTTGCACGGCAAGCGTGAAGTGGACAATATCGCTATCACCAGTTCCGGTACTTCAGCGCTGATGACAGCGGTACAGGCGATCATTGGCAATGGCGACCATGTGGTCGCAATAACGCCGCTTTGGCCCAATCTTGTGGAGATGCCAAAGGTACTGGGAGCGCGGGTCAGCACCGTCGGCCTGACGTTTTCTGCATCGGGCTGGTGTCTGGATCTCGATGCTCTGTTAGCCGCGTTGACGCCCGGTACTCGGGCGTTGCTGGTTAATTCGCCGAACAATCCCACCGGATGGGTGATGTCTGCGGAAGAGCAGCGCACCGTTCTTGCGCATTGCCGATTGCACGGCATCTGGATTATTTCTGATGACGTCTACGAGCGTTATTACTATAACGGCGCGGTTGCACCAACATTTTTAGACATCGCCGAACCTGACGATCGGGTGATCAGTTGCAACTCTTTTTCGAAGGCATGGTTGATGACAGGCTGGCGCGTGGGTTGGCTGGTGGTGCCGCGCGACACGTTGCCGGAGATTGGAAAACTTATCGAATACAGCAATACTTGTACACCCGGATTTGTGCAATCTGCGGCGCAATGCGCGATTGAACAAGGTGAGCCAGTCATTGCGCGGACAGTATCCCGATTGCGTCTTGCACGCGACCACCTTGCTGAGCGACTGGCAGAAATACCCGCGGTCGAACTGGCGGGACCAGCGCCCGGCGCGATGTATACTTTTTTCCGCATCCACGGCGTTTCGGATAGTCTGCTCTTCTGCAAAGACCTGGTCGCTAATGGCGGTCTGGGTCTTGCTCCCGGTGTTGCCTTTGGGCCGGAAGGGGAGGGATACTTGCGCTGGTGTTACGCCAGTTCTCACGATCGTCTGGACGAAGGTGTCAAACGCCTTTCCCGGTTTTTGGCGAATACTTCCTTAAAAGTTGCTTGA
- a CDS encoding amidase: MAVERPGNDEIAAIATAFGMHFSKTKIDEYRQALQANFDAYDVIDELPDYIPPVTYARQPGETPAEHDNKLGAWHYKSRIQGAANGRLAGMEGVIKDNIAVAGWPMVNGSATLKDYVPDVDATVVTRLLDAGATVVGKAVCEGFCFSGGSHTAASGPVHNPHRQGYSAGGSSSGCAALVGAGEVRLAVGSDQGGSVRIPSSFCGTYGMKPTHGLVPYSGAMPIETTLDNLGPITANVVDNALMLEVLAGPDGLDPRQLQGVLPRAYSAGLSRGVAGMKIGILREGFGHANSQPDVDQSVRAACEILRKAGALVEEVSIPMHALGPAIWLPIAAEGATQQMMKGNSHGFNWRGLYLTGMMDHHAGWRQHADLLPDTVKLTMILGEYFVQRYQGRYYGKAQNLARKLRAAYDEALLRFDLLVMPTLPLKATKLPGADATLDEYLARAFEMLSNTCGFNVSGHPAMSIPCGTGDGLPIGMQLVGRYFEEAEIYRAAYAIEQMVDWRRV; this comes from the coding sequence ATGGCTGTTGAGCGCCCAGGAAACGATGAAATCGCCGCAATCGCGACGGCCTTCGGCATGCATTTTTCGAAGACGAAAATTGATGAATATCGCCAAGCCTTGCAAGCGAATTTCGATGCTTACGACGTGATTGATGAATTGCCAGACTATATTCCCCCGGTGACTTATGCACGCCAACCGGGGGAGACCCCAGCGGAGCATGACAACAAGCTGGGTGCCTGGCACTACAAGTCGCGCATTCAGGGTGCCGCCAACGGCCGCTTAGCGGGTATGGAAGGGGTAATCAAGGACAATATTGCCGTCGCAGGATGGCCTATGGTGAATGGTTCTGCTACGTTGAAGGACTACGTGCCCGATGTTGATGCTACGGTTGTGACACGTCTGCTCGACGCCGGCGCGACGGTGGTTGGTAAGGCCGTGTGCGAAGGTTTTTGTTTTTCTGGTGGGTCCCATACTGCTGCCAGTGGCCCGGTGCACAATCCGCATCGGCAGGGATATTCGGCAGGGGGTTCCTCCTCCGGTTGCGCTGCGTTAGTCGGCGCTGGTGAAGTCCGGCTGGCGGTGGGCAGCGATCAGGGTGGATCGGTGCGTATTCCATCGTCGTTCTGCGGTACTTATGGCATGAAGCCGACGCACGGTCTGGTGCCGTACTCGGGGGCAATGCCAATTGAAACGACGCTTGATAATCTAGGGCCGATTACTGCCAATGTAGTCGACAATGCGCTAATGCTGGAGGTGTTGGCGGGTCCAGACGGCCTCGACCCTCGGCAGCTTCAGGGTGTCCTGCCAAGAGCCTATTCCGCCGGTTTGTCGCGCGGAGTCGCAGGCATGAAGATTGGTATTTTGCGCGAGGGTTTCGGTCATGCTAATTCGCAGCCAGACGTGGATCAGTCGGTCAGGGCTGCATGTGAAATACTGCGCAAAGCCGGCGCCTTGGTTGAAGAGGTCTCTATTCCCATGCACGCGCTGGGACCGGCTATTTGGTTGCCGATTGCTGCCGAAGGCGCGACCCAACAGATGATGAAAGGCAATAGTCACGGCTTCAACTGGCGGGGACTTTATCTGACCGGCATGATGGACCACCATGCCGGTTGGCGGCAGCATGCCGATCTTCTGCCGGATACCGTGAAACTGACAATGATTCTGGGGGAGTATTTTGTACAGCGCTATCAAGGGCGTTACTACGGTAAGGCGCAAAATCTCGCACGCAAGTTGCGCGCTGCATATGACGAAGCTTTACTTCGTTTCGATTTACTCGTGATGCCGACGTTGCCACTGAAGGCAACTAAATTGCCTGGCGCCGATGCGACGCTTGATGAGTATCTGGCGCGCGCTTTCGAAATGCTGTCCAATACTTGCGGCTTCAATGTCAGCGGCCATCCCGCCATGTCTATTCCTTGCGGTACAGGTGACGGCTTGCCTATCGGCATGCAACTGGTCGGCCGTTATTTCGAAGAGGCGGAAATTTATCGCGCTGCCTATGCTATCGAACAAATGGTTGATTGGCGGCGGGTGTAA
- a CDS encoding Fur family transcriptional regulator, producing MHLSQTQQLQGTNAKENTRLFAQLRAHGLRPTSARVWILQVLLDAAHSSLSAERVFQQILKHGVRVSLATIYRVLQELVQCKLAQREWHVVDSLGKSLYLVAPAVLPPSSYAFACRICQRQIVVADRQLNDHLHRQAKAADFELELATISIQVTCNNCVAGMPE from the coding sequence ATGCATCTTAGTCAAACCCAACAGCTTCAAGGCACGAATGCGAAAGAAAATACGCGCTTATTCGCGCAGTTGCGTGCGCACGGATTACGTCCAACCAGCGCGCGTGTGTGGATTTTGCAAGTGCTATTAGATGCCGCACATTCTTCGCTCAGCGCAGAGCGGGTATTCCAGCAAATATTGAAGCATGGCGTGCGCGTAAGCCTCGCAACAATCTATCGCGTGCTGCAAGAACTTGTGCAATGCAAGTTGGCACAGCGCGAATGGCACGTTGTCGATTCGCTGGGAAAATCACTCTATCTGGTCGCACCCGCAGTTTTGCCACCATCATCGTATGCGTTTGCGTGCCGCATATGTCAGCGCCAGATTGTTGTCGCCGACCGCCAGCTTAATGATCATCTGCATCGACAAGCTAAAGCTGCTGATTTCGAACTGGAATTGGCAACGATCTCTATTCAGGTTACGTGTAATAACTGTGTTGCTGGGATGCCGGAATAG
- the nthA gene encoding nitrile hydratase subunit alpha: protein MSMQAIKAVASESDRAFALNQALEEKALVPNGYVEKFTHVMEEDFDPTNGARVVARAWVDPEYRALLLKDGTAACDVFGYTGAQGEYIVALENTPTLQNVIVCTLCSCTAWPVLGLPPDWYKSFEYRSRVVRESRSVLREMGLDLPESVEIRVWDTSAETRYMVLPFRPEGTEKWSEEQLAAIVTKDVLIGIARPEIGVTNPAHSS, encoded by the coding sequence ATGTCTATGCAAGCAATTAAAGCTGTAGCTTCAGAGAGCGACCGTGCCTTTGCCTTGAATCAGGCGCTGGAAGAAAAGGCGCTGGTCCCGAATGGCTATGTTGAAAAATTCACGCATGTAATGGAAGAGGACTTCGACCCCACCAATGGCGCACGTGTCGTGGCGCGGGCCTGGGTCGATCCTGAATACCGCGCATTGCTGCTCAAAGACGGCACCGCAGCCTGTGATGTATTCGGCTATACCGGAGCGCAAGGCGAATATATCGTCGCGCTGGAAAATACCCCCACGCTGCAAAACGTCATCGTGTGTACGTTGTGTTCGTGCACCGCATGGCCGGTGCTGGGTTTGCCGCCCGATTGGTATAAGAGTTTCGAGTATCGCTCGCGGGTGGTGCGGGAGTCGCGCTCGGTATTGCGCGAGATGGGGCTGGATCTGCCAGAAAGCGTGGAGATCCGGGTTTGGGATACCTCTGCCGAGACGCGCTATATGGTGCTGCCGTTCCGGCCTGAAGGCACTGAAAAATGGAGCGAAGAACAACTGGCTGCCATCGTCACAAAAGATGTCCTGATCGGTATCGCCCGTCCTGAAATCGGCGTCACGAATCCGGCGCATTCCAGCTAA
- a CDS encoding MFS transporter encodes MNKSLLDSGETATSQKADIALRRAKARKAVIAASIGNALEWFDMITYGTFALVIAKLYFPTTNENLSLLLALATFGVSFLMRPLGAIVIGSYADRVGRKAALSLSIFLMMIGTLIIVVVPTYAQIGVAASVIILIARLIQGFSAGGEFGSATAFLIEYAPDRRAYYASWQVASQGAAILLAALFGAVLNATLTGAQLESWGWRIPFIFGLLIAPVGYYIRRHMEETPEFSKAEISESPLSDMFAAQKLRLLVTVGFVALGSVGNYLALYMPTYSIRQLGLPPTVGFIATLVTGVIMTVASPYVGSLADRKGPARVMTVAAVLTALLCYPLFALLVAHPTIAVLMFVQVILGALATLYFAPMPALMSAIFPVQVRTTGLSLGYNIAVTIFGGFAPFILTWLIATTGSKLSPSYYLLAIAIMALCSLIVAQRKFGQR; translated from the coding sequence ATGAATAAATCTTTATTGGATAGCGGGGAGACCGCCACATCCCAAAAGGCCGATATCGCGTTGCGACGCGCCAAGGCCAGAAAAGCGGTGATTGCTGCGTCAATCGGCAATGCACTCGAATGGTTCGATATGATCACCTACGGCACCTTTGCTTTGGTCATTGCGAAGCTGTATTTTCCAACGACCAATGAAAATTTGTCGTTGCTGCTGGCCTTAGCCACGTTCGGGGTATCGTTTTTGATGCGGCCGCTGGGAGCAATTGTGATTGGTTCCTATGCTGACAGGGTCGGTCGCAAGGCTGCTTTATCGCTGTCGATCTTTTTGATGATGATCGGTACATTGATCATCGTGGTGGTGCCGACATATGCGCAAATCGGCGTCGCTGCTTCGGTGATAATTCTGATCGCCCGGCTAATTCAGGGGTTTTCCGCCGGTGGAGAATTCGGCAGCGCTACCGCATTTCTCATTGAGTATGCACCGGACCGGCGTGCCTACTATGCGAGTTGGCAAGTCGCCAGCCAAGGCGCTGCAATTCTGCTTGCTGCATTGTTCGGTGCCGTCCTCAATGCAACGCTTACCGGTGCCCAATTAGAGAGCTGGGGCTGGCGTATTCCTTTCATTTTCGGATTGCTCATCGCGCCGGTGGGCTATTACATTCGCCGTCATATGGAAGAAACACCTGAATTCAGTAAGGCCGAGATATCAGAGTCCCCATTAAGCGACATGTTTGCAGCGCAGAAGCTGCGTTTGCTGGTTACTGTCGGTTTCGTTGCGCTGGGTTCAGTGGGTAACTATCTTGCGTTATACATGCCGACTTATTCGATCCGCCAACTCGGGCTGCCGCCTACCGTTGGGTTCATAGCGACCTTAGTCACAGGCGTTATCATGACCGTCGCTTCGCCCTATGTCGGCAGCCTTGCAGACCGCAAAGGGCCTGCACGAGTGATGACGGTGGCGGCGGTATTGACTGCTCTGTTGTGTTATCCCTTGTTTGCGTTGCTGGTCGCGCATCCGACAATAGCTGTCCTCATGTTTGTGCAGGTTATTCTCGGCGCACTGGCGACCCTTTACTTCGCACCGATGCCAGCGCTAATGTCAGCAATTTTCCCGGTTCAAGTGCGAACGACCGGCCTTTCTCTGGGCTACAACATCGCTGTTACGATTTTCGGCGGTTTTGCACCATTCATCCTCACGTGGCTGATAGCAACTACCGGGTCCAAATTGTCGCCTAGCTATTATCTGTTGGCGATCGCTATTATGGCGCTATGTTCGCTCATCGTTGCACAAAGGAAATTCGGGCAGCGATAA
- a CDS encoding phenylacetaldoxime dehydratase family protein, whose protein sequence is MESAIDKHLMCPRTRTRRIDDEYQPPFEAWVARADASVKQVVMGYFGVQTLGQAKLGTACATLRQITESFMATDGPGHHDLAHYIDAEGYDNMVATAYWDDPEQFKRWEAQPEIANWWLSDERLSDGVGHFREIILPKVEQFETLLAFPEGMEGVAVIMGERSGEIQEHGYWGGMRDRIADSQTDAMLPLGELKTIAQSGRVFVQGHENLTVIRSGQDWSETVDKERHLYLTQMEPTLRAGMDFLRDKGAAVGCYNNRYMQHVDAMGQRIEKAFSVSHWRSLGHLERWSESHPTHIEIFGTFMRLVMELGGELKWKGYHEVSVLKADEQRYEYINCHANTGLSYQMPG, encoded by the coding sequence ATGGAATCTGCAATCGACAAGCATCTGATGTGTCCCCGCACGCGCACGCGCCGCATCGATGACGAATATCAACCGCCGTTCGAAGCATGGGTGGCGCGCGCCGATGCATCGGTCAAGCAAGTCGTTATGGGCTATTTTGGCGTACAGACACTGGGGCAGGCCAAGCTTGGCACCGCTTGCGCAACGTTGCGTCAGATAACCGAAAGTTTTATGGCAACGGATGGACCGGGCCACCACGATCTGGCGCATTACATCGATGCCGAAGGTTACGACAATATGGTCGCGACCGCGTACTGGGACGATCCAGAGCAATTTAAGCGCTGGGAAGCGCAACCAGAGATTGCCAACTGGTGGTTATCCGATGAACGTCTGAGCGATGGCGTTGGACATTTCCGCGAAATCATTCTGCCCAAAGTCGAGCAATTTGAAACCTTGCTAGCTTTTCCGGAGGGCATGGAGGGCGTTGCGGTGATTATGGGCGAACGTAGCGGCGAGATTCAGGAGCATGGCTATTGGGGTGGCATGCGCGACCGTATCGCCGACTCACAAACCGACGCCATGTTACCGCTGGGCGAGTTAAAAACGATCGCCCAGTCCGGACGTGTATTTGTGCAGGGACATGAAAATCTGACCGTGATCCGCTCCGGGCAGGACTGGAGTGAAACCGTAGACAAGGAACGCCATTTATATCTGACTCAGATGGAACCGACGCTACGTGCCGGTATGGATTTTTTACGTGACAAGGGTGCCGCAGTAGGTTGTTACAACAACCGCTACATGCAGCATGTCGATGCCATGGGTCAACGCATAGAGAAGGCTTTTTCTGTGAGTCATTGGCGTTCGCTGGGCCACCTTGAACGTTGGTCGGAATCGCACCCGACGCATATCGAAATCTTTGGTACTTTCATGCGGCTGGTGATGGAGCTTGGCGGTGAGCTCAAATGGAAGGGCTATCACGAAGTGTCTGTGCTGAAAGCGGATGAACAGCGCTATGAGTACATCAATTGCCATGCCAATACTGGCTTGTCGTACCAGATGCCGGGCTAA
- a CDS encoding transporter codes for MNHQKMMYLGGRILGACVAAVLGVVSLLIPSTSSWAAEVNPGDYEQFPVGATIGAMYYQHASTNALYSNGNKASSDFNVRSDVGIARLLHVYKLSETMTIDPQFLLPFGHISGSGSAAVLGSASGVGDLILTAPIKVLLNSARDTLSANFYVYVPTGTYSNTSAFNLGENRWKLDFQTAYIKHFSPHWAVDLVADAIWYGKNTQYGVNNATLKQDTSYAGQIMLRYMPDPTSSLAIGLGQLWGGSERVDGVDRNNATRSTNMRLTASKFITAQDQVLLQLGRDLSVQNGPSEDFRMNLRYVHIF; via the coding sequence ATGAATCACCAAAAAATGATGTATCTCGGCGGCCGTATTTTAGGCGCCTGTGTGGCCGCCGTTTTAGGCGTGGTTTCTCTATTAATTCCGTCCACTTCGAGTTGGGCCGCCGAAGTCAATCCGGGAGACTATGAACAATTTCCGGTGGGGGCCACGATTGGTGCAATGTATTACCAGCATGCCAGTACCAATGCTCTTTATAGTAACGGGAACAAGGCAAGTTCCGATTTCAATGTTCGTTCGGACGTAGGGATTGCGCGTCTGCTGCACGTCTATAAATTATCCGAGACGATGACGATTGATCCACAGTTTTTACTGCCGTTCGGACATATTAGCGGCAGCGGAAGCGCTGCGGTGCTAGGCAGTGCCTCCGGTGTCGGCGATCTGATTTTGACCGCACCGATCAAGGTCTTACTCAACAGTGCACGCGATACCCTTAGCGCCAATTTCTACGTGTACGTGCCGACTGGCACCTATAGCAATACCAGCGCCTTCAATCTTGGTGAGAATCGCTGGAAGCTGGATTTTCAGACTGCCTATATCAAGCATTTTTCGCCGCACTGGGCTGTTGATCTGGTAGCTGATGCCATTTGGTACGGCAAGAATACCCAGTACGGCGTAAACAATGCCACCTTGAAGCAAGACACCAGCTACGCCGGTCAGATTATGTTGCGTTATATGCCTGACCCGACCAGTTCACTGGCCATCGGCTTGGGTCAGCTATGGGGAGGAAGCGAGCGGGTCGACGGTGTCGATCGGAACAATGCCACCCGCTCCACGAACATGCGGCTGACGGCTTCGAAATTTATTACCGCTCAGGATCAAGTATTGCTGCAATTGGGACGCGACCTGTCGGTACAAAATGGTCCATCTGAAGACTTCCGCATGAATCTGCGTTACGTGCATATTTTCTAG
- the nthB gene encoding nitrile hydratase subunit beta — MDGIHDLGGVQGFGRVRHRKNSDTYTPVFHAPWEPLGYSLLFLGAAELQLFTIDELRHAIERMVPQQYLSSSYYDRIVVGVASLFVEKGAITQARLEELAGGAFPLALPTGPGLPAEPEKEPLNVGDAVRVHNAFFSGHTRMPGYVRGKRGVVVHRTTDKWPFPEAAGHGLSCEPKSTYHVQFDTKELWGEAADEATVVVDLWGGYLDKV, encoded by the coding sequence ATGGATGGAATTCACGATCTAGGTGGGGTTCAGGGCTTTGGCAGAGTACGGCATCGCAAGAATTCGGATACGTACACGCCAGTGTTTCATGCGCCTTGGGAACCTTTGGGATATAGCCTGTTATTTCTCGGCGCGGCGGAGTTGCAGTTGTTCACTATCGATGAACTGCGTCACGCCATTGAGCGAATGGTGCCACAGCAGTATTTGTCTTCCAGCTACTACGACCGTATCGTTGTCGGCGTAGCCTCGCTGTTTGTTGAGAAAGGCGCGATCACGCAGGCCCGCTTGGAAGAACTGGCCGGAGGCGCTTTCCCGCTGGCGCTACCGACCGGGCCGGGGCTGCCAGCAGAACCGGAGAAAGAGCCGCTTAATGTCGGTGACGCTGTCAGGGTACATAACGCATTCTTTTCCGGACATACCCGTATGCCAGGTTATGTCCGCGGCAAGCGCGGTGTGGTGGTGCATCGTACGACAGATAAATGGCCATTCCCTGAAGCCGCCGGACACGGTCTTTCATGCGAGCCGAAATCAACTTATCACGTGCAGTTTGATACCAAGGAGCTATGGGGTGAAGCCGCTGATGAGGCCACGGTAGTGGTCGATCTGTGGGGCGGATATCTCGACAAGGTCTGA